From the genome of Buteo buteo chromosome 4, bButBut1.hap1.1, whole genome shotgun sequence:
CAAAGACCCGCAGTCCCACCAAGACCAGCCATCTGAAAAGTTTCTTGGGAACCCTCACCAATTCTGACAAGtaactgctctgaaaaaaattaaagattgcAATCCTCCAGTCCTCTCCTTGCACAGCCAAAACGCCTTCTGAAAGCATGTACCTCTGGAAAAGACTTGGTGCTAAGATGCACTGAACACAGATGTTATCCCATTATTTTGCTAATTGCTGCTGGCTGTATTTGTGCGTCTTCTACCTcacctcttgttttttttaaatcagaagcCTGAAGTTCAACTCTTGTTAGATTAAATTTGTAACAGCATCAGAGAACAGGACTCTTCTGAAGAACAGCCTTACTTGCAGGCCAAAGAGAAGCAAATTCAGTTATTTACAGACATAATTTATTCACCTCTAGTCATATGCAGCTGTGAAAATGAGAATATAGACTGACCTCTTGGGAAGTCTGCAGTCTGCCTACCTCCTGGACCGTCCCCTCAGCAGTGTGCCACCGGCTGAATGCGGCTCTACCCCGCATGCCAGGCTCACGGACAGTTCCTATGCATCGCTCTGAGCCTTGCCTTCAGTGCAACCCTATCAAAGCTGGGATCCAGATCCTGCCTCTCATTACCTACTAGCTGCGCGTTACTTTCCAGTTCAGGTAGTCTGGAAAAGTAACCACACGTAGGGATACTAGCAATGGAAAGAAACTCTGTAGATGATGTGTCTAAGAGAAATGAGCCATCTCTACTGTTATAGAAAATGTGGTGTATCAGGAAATACATTATACAACTTAACATTCTTTTAATGTTTACTGGTTATTACAGCTTGCGATTTTTGCTAGAAACTGATTCCACTACAAAAGCAACTGATAACTTCTGTCACTCTAAATGGGACAATTAGAAAACGGTACCGATTTAAGAGAAAATGTATAAAGTTACATAGTTTGTCAAAATGGCAACTACTGGAAAAGAATCTGCCACGCAGGGAAAAGCTCACTGGCAAGAACAAAGCTGTGGATACTGATCGATCTGTACATCAGAGAGTAATCACACACTGACCCTGCTTGTATGCAAACTTTGGGAATATGAACTAGCAAAAAGAGTGAATAAATTATGGAGTGGCCTcaccaagaaaatatttctaatccCCTAGATGGCCATTTCACCAAAGAGCTGGACAAAAGATATATTGCAGGCAAAAACCCGTACTGGCAAGGAGCGTCCTCCGAAGAGGTGTCATCTTCCTTAATTCCTCAGAATCTTGAATTGTTATCATCAAGTATTCCTATCATTTAGGCCTCATTAGCAAGCATAATGCTACATGAATGTAATCTAAAATAAAGCATCGGGGTCAGCACGCTCGGTAGTATCTCGATTTTACGATGGTAACAAAAACCACCGCCGGGCACACCCAGCCGTCTGACGCTTGTGGGTTCGCTAGGGCGTGTTACTGAATTTATTACCGAAACAAATCCGGGTGAACCCGTCTGTTCCGCGCAGACGCCCACAGCGCTCTCCACATCCCGCCGCTCACCTCAGGGAACCTCCGCGCCCCGCCCGCGCCGACGGCCCCGCGCATGCGCACAGCAGCGGCCGCCCGCGGAAGCGGCGGACGGGCCTCTGGCGGCGCTGGCGACGGCGGCGGAGGTGGAGGATGAGCAGCCGGGCGGCGCCGGGCGCGCCCGGGTGGGCCTGTGCGTGCTGTGCGGGCTGCCGGCGGCCGGCAAGTCCACCCTGGCCCGCGCCCTGCGCCGCcgcctgccgcagcggccgggcTGGGCCTGCGCTCTCCTCGACTACGACGAGCTCATCCCGCCGGAGGCCTTCGGCCCGCCCGAGCCGGGGGCGGGACCGGCGGAGCCGTCCCCATTGGTCAGTGGCGGTTTTCTTCCTTCCCGCTGTCTGCTCTCATTGGCCAGCCGAGGCGCCTGGCTGCGGCCGTTGCTAGGCAGCGCGGCCCGGCCCTCACGCCGGGCCTTCCCGCCCGGCTGCCGCtgcccccgcggcggggcctGGGGCGGGCGGTGGGTGCGCGGAGCCTTCACCCCTCCGCTGCCTTCCTCCGCAGCTGCCCCGCTGGAAGCGGAGCCGGCGGGAGCTGCTGCAGTGCCTGGAGCGGTTCCTGCGGGCGGTGGTGACCGGGGACCCGCTCTCTGCCCCGGCCACCGCCGCCCAGCCGGCCTGGGAGCGCTTCCTGGCCTGCTGCCgcgggcaggggctgctctCCTCAGCGGAAAGCGACGCCGGAGCTGGCCGTTCCTGGACACTTGCAGCCACGTCTAGGCCGCTCTACCTGATCTTGGATGACAATTTTTATTATCAGAGCATGAGATACGAGGTGTACCAGCTGGCTCGCAAATGTAATTCCTCTTCGTTGCTATGCGTATGAACGTTTTCAGCTTCATAGGGAGTTCGGTGCACTTCAGCTGCCTTTCTTCCAGCGCTCTTGTGGAACATTTGTTACCCTTAATCGCTAGGTTCCCACGGTATAGTAAGCATCAACTTAACTTTAGTACTGTTTTATTAG
Proteins encoded in this window:
- the PSTK gene encoding L-seryl-tRNA(Sec) kinase; translation: MVTKTTAGHTQPSDASLSTSRRSPQGTSAPRPRRRPRACAQQRPPAEAADGPLAALATAAEVEDEQPGGAGRARVGLCVLCGLPAAGKSTLARALRRRLPQRPGWACALLDYDELIPPEAFGPPEPGAGPAEPSPLLPRWKRSRRELLQCLERFLRAVVTGDPLSAPATAAQPAWERFLACCRGQGLLSSAESDAGAGRSWTLAATSRPLYLILDDNFYYQSMRYEVYQLARKYSLSFCQLFLECPLECCLQRNRLRSHPLPDQTICLMARRIEMPDLKKNAWEQNSLILKSFDCTSEDNEQIISLLAAALENPVKQNEENTEQKEADRAICAASTVHQADQTCRRIISQTMKDAKDKNVPSSEMKSLAEELNKLKAEFLEDLRQGNELKNQSCIQNQHSDPATSVISSFQHEATNVVNKYILK